A window of the Mus pahari chromosome 1, PAHARI_EIJ_v1.1, whole genome shotgun sequence genome harbors these coding sequences:
- the LOC110323367 gene encoding olfactory receptor 494-like, giving the protein SDVSVSVIFTSFSAGSVTVITVFVIAISYTYILITILKMRSTEGSHKAFSTCTSHLTAVTLFYGTVTFIYVIPKSNYSTDQKKVVSVFYIVVIPMLNPLIYSLRNNEIKGALQRLLGKKLLS; this is encoded by the coding sequence TCTGATGTCAGTGTCTCTGTAATTTTTACATCATTTTCTGCTGGTTCAGTCACTGTGATCACAGTGTTTGTCATAGCCATCTCCTATACCTACATCCTTATCACCATCCTGAAGATGCGTTCCACTGAGGGCAGCCACaaggccttctccacctgcacCTCTCACCTCACTGCAGTCACTCTCTTTTATGGCACCGTCACATTTATCTATGTGATCCCCAAGTCCAACTACTCCACTGATCAGAAGAAagtggtctctgtgttctacatAGTGGTGATCCCCATGTTGAACCCCCTTATCTATAGCCTTAGAAATAATGAGATTAAGGGTGCTTTGCAGAGACTGCTTGGTAAGAAATTATTGTCATAG